TTTTTTGTGGTTTCATTCCTCCAGACCACAACTTCTATAATAAGCTTCAATAACTTTAATCACTTTAGTTGGCAAAGGAAAGAGTTGAGCCTGGTAGGATTGGATTCCAAATAGTACTATTTGTATCAGTTGTACCCTTGCAGCATAGGATGAAATTTTTGCAGTCCATGAGGTTATTTTTGCCATTATCTTATTAATGAGTGACTGTCATTCTATCATAGTCAACTTCTTTGTATCCAGTGGTACCCCTAAATATTTAAAGGGTAGTTTTCCTTGAGAGTAGCCTAGAAACTGAcatacttcttctttaacttTGTTTTCCATTCCACGACTGTATATAGCACTTATTGCTAAGTTAGCTTGTAGTCCAAAAGTAGCTGAGAATGTCAAAAAACAAGCATGAAGCCTCTTCACTAACTCTGTGTCCCCTCTTGCAAACAACACTAGATCATCAGCATAGCTCAGATGAGTGATGTGTAGTTTCCCACATCTAGGATGATATTTAAACCTTTTGTCCTATTTCGATTCATTGAGAAGTCTGGTCAAATACTCCATAGCAATCTCAAAGAGGAAGGGGGAGATTGGATCTCCTTATCTTAGACCTTTAGAGCATTAAAAGGTTGTATAGTTTTcccattatgcaagatagtgtgATTGACAGTTCTGACACATGACATTAACCATTTTATGAACTTGTCAGGAAAAACCAATCCTTCCAAAATATGTTCACGGTATGCCCATTCCACCGAATCATAAGATTTTTGTAGTTCCACTTTGATCATGCACCTAAGGGAGATATGTTTCCCGCTATAAGATTTGACCAACTCATGAGCCAAAATGATATTGTCAGCTATTCTTCTCCTAGAGATAAAGCCTGTTTGTGCCTCTGGTATGATGTAGCTCATGAACCTTTGAAGTATCCCAGCCAGGCTTTAGCAATTAGTCTGTACAACATTGTACAATAGGCTATTGGTTtataatctttcacattgttTGGATTTGCAATCTTTGGCAGCAAAGTTAGTGTAGTACAATTAATGGCTTTGTATAGGACCCCTGTGGTGAAGAAATCTTTCACTCCCTCACATAGCTCTTCCTTGATGACAGGCCAGGCTTTTTTAAAAAATGCAACATTAAATCCATCAATTCCAGGAGCTTTGTGATCTCCAATAGAGCATAGACCTTCATATATTTTTGTATCAATTATTGTGACACACAATTCTAACTGTTGAAGATATGATAGTCTAGGTCCATTTCTCATCACCAGCATGTTGCCTCCAGGTTGAGTAGTGGCA
Above is a window of Nicotiana tabacum cultivar K326 chromosome 8, ASM71507v2, whole genome shotgun sequence DNA encoding:
- the LOC142163217 gene encoding uncharacterized protein LOC142163217, with the protein product MSYIIPEAQTGFISRRRIADNIILAHELVKSYSGKHISLRCMIKVELQKSYDSVEWAYREHILEGLVFPDKFIKWLMSCVRTVNHTILHNGKTIQPFNALKDKRFKYHPRCGKLHITHLSYADDLVLFARGDTELVKRLHACFLTFSATFGLQANLAISAIYSRGMENKVKEEDDSQCVSAFFYRTTPCIFL